The proteins below come from a single Alnus glutinosa chromosome 9, dhAlnGlut1.1, whole genome shotgun sequence genomic window:
- the LOC133877876 gene encoding NDR1/HIN1-like protein 13, producing MADRVHPRDSPPPRIDDTSSETSETTLKPATPDSEKPVPPPGTYVIHIPKDQVYRVPPPENARRYKDLASRKSHRRPCCLCVCWIFGLLAVFLILLGITAGILYLVFKPESPNYSIDTIAISGLNLTAAAVATTSVLTVSPEFDVTVRADNPNDKIGIYYRKDSSVEIYYADVRMCNGVLPVFYQPSNNITVFKTALKGSGIELTSTMRNSLVQEQNLGAVPLQLKLRAPVKIKVGSVKTWTITVKVDCDITVDKLTAAAKIVSKDCDYGVNLW from the coding sequence ATGGCCGACCGAGTCCACCCGCGCGACTCGCCCCCACCCAGGATCGACGACACCTCCTCCGAGACCTCGGAAACGACGCTCAAACCCGCCACGCCGGACTCCGAGAAGCCGGTCCCTCCACCCGGAACCTACGTCATCCACATTCCCAAGGACCAAGTCTACCGCGTCCCCCCACCCGAGAACGCTCGCCGCTACAAGGACCTCGCTAGCCGCAAAAGCCACCGCCGGCCCTGCTGCCTCTGCGTCTGCTGGATCTTCGGCCTCCTAGCCGTTTTCCTCATCCTCCTCGGCATTACCGCCGGCATCTTGTACCTCGTCTTCAAGCCCGAATCGCCCAACTACTCCATCGACACCATCGCCATCAGCGGCCTCAACCTCACGGCGGCGGCGGTGGCAACGACGTCGGTCCTTACGGTATCCCCGGAGTTCGACGTGACCGTCAGAGCTGATAATCCCAACGACAAGATCGGGATCTACTACCGCAAAGACAGCTCCGTCGAGATCTACTACGCGGACGTTAGGATGTGTAATGGCGTATTGCCGGTGTTTTACCAGCCGTCGAACAACATCACGGTGTTTAAGACTGCGTTAAAGGGTTCGGGGATCGAGTTGACGAGCACGATGAGGAACTCGCTGGTGCAGGAGCAGAACCTAGGGGCGGTGCCGTTGCAGTTGAAGTTAAGAGCGCCGGTTAAGATCAAGGTCGGGTCCGTTAAGACGTGGACGATAACCGTTAAGGTGGACTGTGACATAACGGTAGACAAGTTAACGGCGGCGGCCAAGATCGTTTCTAAGGATTGTGACTACGGTGTGAACCTTTGGTAG